In the Onychostoma macrolepis isolate SWU-2019 chromosome 09, ASM1243209v1, whole genome shotgun sequence genome, one interval contains:
- the LOC131547346 gene encoding 2-oxoglutarate receptor 1, translating into MVSLETNSTDCLPIDDYIKTYYLPVMYSIISVVGLVGNFLVIIIYLAKLRPWKSSSIIIVNLAVADLLYALSLPVLVKFYVTRNWTLGEIMCRFIRFCFHYNLYGSILFLTCLSIFRYVAVVHPLKAAEIRRKRWAILACLAVWAISLVEIGPMLGMITVQQKDNMTKCLDFASNDPQVVWWYSWILTVFGYVLPLLVVCWSYTHIAGSLGSSISRNRPSRSRVRMLSILILVVFVLCFFPYHIMRLLRVDSLRRPGVSCMQRRAIHAAYILSRPLAGLNTFFNLALYTLAGDKFQQAFWSFVHRKESTSSTISVIHSPNNMPKT; encoded by the coding sequence ATGGTGAGTCTGGAAACGAATTCAACCGACTGTCTTCCAATTGATGACTACATAAAGACTTATTATCTGCCAGTGATGTACAGCATCATTTCTGTAGTTGGACTTGTGGGAAACTTCCTGGTGATCATCATTTACCTGGCAAAACTCAGGCCTTGGAAGAGCAGCAGCATTATAATAGTGAACCTAGCAGTAGCTGATCTGCTGTATGCGTTGAGTTTACCTGTGCTGGTCAAGTTTTATGTTACCAGAAACTGGACCCTGGGAGAGATAATGTGCCGTTTCATCCGCTTCTGCTTTCACTACAACCTCTACGGCAGTATCCTCTTCCTAACCTGCCTCAGCATCTTCCGTTACGTCGCAGTGGTGCACCCGCTGAAGGCTGCTGAGATCCGGAGGAAAAGATGGGCCATCCTGGCTTGTCTGGCAGTCTGGGCCATTTCCTTGGTGGAGATCGGCCCGATGCTGGGGATGATTACTGTACAGCAGAAGGACAACATGACAAAATGCCTAGACTTCGCCAGTAATGATCCACAGGTGGTGTGGTGGTACAGTTGGATACTCACAGTGTTTGGATATGTGTTGCCATTGCTGGTGGTGTGCTGGAGCTACACTCACATTGCAGGCTCTCTGGGCAGCAGCATATCCAGAAACAGGCCAAGTCGTTCCCGAGTTCGCATGCTGTCCATTCTGATTCTGGTCGTGTTTGTGCTGTGCTTCTTCCCATACCATATCATGCGTTTACTGAGGGTGGATAGCCTGCGCAGACCTGGCGTGTCATGCATGCAGAGGAGAGCCATCCATGCAGCATACATATTGTCACGACCCCTGGCTGGCCTCAACACTTTCTTCAACCTAGCACTGTATACACTGGCAGGAGACAAGTTTCAGCAGGCTTTTTGGAGCTTTGTGCACAGGAAGGAGAGCACAAGCAGCACTATATCTGTAATCCACTCTCCAAACAACATGCCAAAGACCTGA